The following proteins are co-located in the Saccharomyces kudriavzevii IFO 1802 strain IFO1802 genome assembly, chromosome: 6 genome:
- the TUB2 gene encoding beta-tubulin (similar to Saccharomyces cerevisiae TUB2 (YFL037W); ancestral locus Anc_8.27) has product MREIIHISTGQCGNQIGAAFWETICGEHGLDFNGTYHGHDDIQKERLNVYFNEASSGKWVPRSINVDLEPGTIDAVRNSAIGNLFRPDNYIFGQSSAGNVWAKGHYTEGAELVDSVMDVIRREAEGCDSLQGFQITHSLGGGTGSGMGTLLISKIREEFPDRMMATFSVLPSPKTSDTVVEPYNATLSVHQLVEHSDETFCIDNEALYDICQRTLKLNQPSYGDLNNLVSSVMSGVTTSLRYPGQLNSDLRKLAVNLVPFPRLHFFMVGYAPLTAIGSQSFRSLTVPELTQQMFDSKNMMAAADPRNGRYLTVAAFFRGKVSVKEVEDEMHKVQSKNSDYFVEWIPNNVQTAVCSVAPQGLDMAATFIANSTSIQELFKRVGDQFSAMFKRKAFLHWYTSEGMDELEFSEAESNMNDLVSEYQQYQEATVEDDEEVDENGDFGAPQNQDEPITENFE; this is encoded by the coding sequence ATGAGGGAAATTATTCATATTTCGACGGGCCAGTGTGGTAACCAAATCGGTGCTGCATTCTGGGAAACCATCTGTGGTGAGCATGGTTTAGATTTCAACGGGACATATCACGGCCATGACGACATCCAGAAGGAGAGACTGAACGTCTACTTCAACGAGGCGTCTTCTGGGAAGTGGGTTCCAAGGTCTATCAACGTGGATCTGGAGCCCGGGACCATCGACGCAGTGCGCAACTCCGCCATCGGGAATCTGTTTAGGCCTGACAATTACATCTTTGGACAAAGTTCTGCGGGCAACGTGTGGGCCAAGGGTCACTACACGGAAGGAGCTGAGCTTGTGGACAGCGTTATGGACGTTATTAGACGAGAGGCGGAAGGATGCGACTCCCTGCAAGGTTTCCAGATTACGCATTCTCTTGGTGGTGGTACCGGTTCCGGTATGGGTACGCTTTTGATCTCGAAGATTAGAGAGGAGTTTCCTGATCGAATGATGGCCACTTTCTCTGTCTTGCCTTCTCCAAAGACCTCGGACACCGTTGTCGAACCTTACAACGCTACGTTGTCTGTGCACCAACTAGTAGAACACTCTGATGAAACCTTCTGTATCGATAACGAAGCACTTTATGACATCTGTCAAAGAACTTTGAAGTTGAACCAACCCTCTTATGGTGATTTGAACAACTTGGTCTCGAGCGTTATGTCGGGTGTGACCACTTCGTTGCGTTATCCCGGTCAATTGAACTCCGATTTGAGAAAACTGGCAGTCAATCTTGTTCCATTCCCACGTTTACATTTCTTCATGGTTGGGTACGCCCCCTTGACTGCAATTGGTTCTCAATCGTTTAGATCTTTGACCGTTCCTGAATTGACACAGCAAATGTTCGACTCCAAAAATATGATGGCCGCTGCCGACCCAAGAAACGGTAGATACTTGACCGTTGCGGCTTTCTTTAGGGGTAAAGTTTCCGTCAAGGAAGTGGAAGATGAAATGCATAAAGTCCAATCCAAGAACTCCGACTATTTCGTGGAATGGATCCCCAACAACGTGCAAACCGCAGTGTGTTCCGTTGCTCCTCAAGGTTTGGACATGGCTGCTACTTTCATTGCTAACTCTACATCTATTCAAGAACTGTTCAAGAGAGTCGGTGATCAATTCTCTGCTATGTTCAAGAGAAAGGCGTTCTTGCATTGGTACACTAGTGAAGGTATGGACGAATTGGAATTCTCTGAAGCTGAGTCCAATATGAATGATTTAGTCAGCGAATACCAGCAATACCAAGAAGCTACTgtagaagatgatgaagaagtaGACGAAAATGGTGACTTCGGTGCTCCACAAAACCAAGATGAACCGATCACCGAGAATTTTGAATAG